The bacterium genome includes a window with the following:
- a CDS encoding GspE/PulE family protein produces the protein MLGEVLIEKQIITKEQLNEALKVQRKDKGSLDQILVKLGYCLEEDIARVIAEIYGLPYIELEEIELDSFVIQSIPTNLAFRYNIIPIKIEENILYLACAKPLDPQVISNLQRLTSKQIAFYIGADSVVSSLLKRYYTDSAAPSEKTLIKDESVSDILNGLVCKALKFRSSDIHFEPQRERLRVRFRIDGVLNEADSLSQELALPLISRIKILSGLDIAEKRAPQDGSFVFEYMDESIDIRVSILPNVNGEKAVLRLLPSKRKIITLESLGMEKDTLEEFISLIKRPHGIILITGPTGSGKSTTLYASLLLIRSVGVNITTIEDPVEYRIEDITQTQVDHVNKITFPKALKHILRQDPDIIMVGEIRDKETADIALRAALTGHLVFSTLHTNDAASALTRLVDMGCEPYLISSTVCAIVAQRLVRLNCEFCKKAFNPTQDELEKFGLKDIKVKESWFRALGCRHCQKTGFRGRIGIFELLKVDNFIQKEIIKKSSAERIKEVAVSCGMRTLRQDAFLKVEHGLTSLEEAIRVTLVD, from the coding sequence ATGCTTGGTGAAGTACTGATAGAAAAACAAATTATTACTAAAGAGCAACTAAACGAAGCTTTAAAAGTCCAGAGAAAAGACAAAGGGTCTTTAGACCAGATACTGGTTAAATTAGGATATTGTTTGGAGGAAGATATTGCCCGTGTTATAGCTGAAATATATGGATTACCTTATATAGAATTAGAAGAGATAGAATTAGACTCCTTTGTAATACAGTCTATTCCGACTAACCTTGCCTTCAGGTATAATATTATCCCGATAAAAATAGAGGAAAATATCTTATATCTCGCCTGTGCAAAGCCGTTAGATCCCCAGGTCATTTCCAATTTACAAAGATTAACTAGTAAACAGATTGCTTTCTATATCGGTGCTGACTCTGTTGTTAGTTCCTTGTTAAAGAGGTATTATACGGATAGTGCGGCGCCTTCAGAAAAAACACTGATTAAAGATGAATCTGTTAGCGATATTTTAAATGGCTTAGTTTGTAAAGCCTTAAAGTTTAGGTCTTCAGATATTCATTTTGAGCCCCAAAGGGAGAGATTGCGGGTAAGATTTAGGATTGATGGGGTATTGAATGAAGCAGATTCTTTGTCACAAGAACTAGCCCTGCCGCTTATTTCCAGAATAAAAATTCTCTCTGGGTTAGACATTGCTGAGAAACGCGCTCCCCAGGACGGAAGTTTTGTTTTTGAATATATGGATGAGTCTATTGATATTCGAGTTTCTATTTTACCTAATGTCAATGGAGAGAAGGCCGTTTTGAGACTTCTTCCTTCAAAAAGAAAAATAATTACTTTAGAATCTTTAGGCATGGAGAAAGATACTTTAGAAGAATTTATCTCATTGATTAAAAGGCCGCATGGTATCATTCTTATTACAGGGCCTACAGGTAGCGGTAAATCCACTACTTTATATGCCTCGCTTTTGCTTATTCGCTCTGTTGGTGTTAATATTACTACCATTGAAGACCCTGTAGAATATCGTATTGAAGATATTACCCAGACACAAGTAGACCATGTTAATAAGATTACCTTCCCTAAGGCACTCAAGCATATTTTGCGTCAAGACCCTGATATTATTATGGTTGGTGAGATTCGCGACAAGGAAACGGCAGATATTGCTTTAAGAGCTGCGCTCACAGGCCATTTAGTCTTTTCCACTTTGCATACAAATGATGCCGCCAGTGCACTTACCCGCCTGGTTGATATGGGGTGCGAACCCTATCTTATCAGCTCTACTGTTTGTGCCATTGTTGCCCAGCGATTGGTGAGACTTAACTGTGAATTTTGTAAAAAAGCCTTTAACCCTACACAGGACGAACTGGAAAAGTTTGGGCTAAAAGATATTAAGGTGAAGGAATCGTGGTTTCGTGCTTTAGGATGTCGGCATTGCCAGAAAACGGGATTTAGAGGTCGAATCGGTATTTTTGAATTGCTTAAAGTAGATAATTTCATTCAGAAAGAGATTATCAAGAAATCTTCTGCAGAAAGAATTAAAGAAGTGGCTGTATCTTGTGGTATGCGCACATTACGGCAGGATGCTTTTCTGAAAGTAGAGCACGGTTTGACTTCTTTGGAAGAGGCAATAAGGGTTACGCTGGTGGATTAA
- a CDS encoding type IV pilus twitching motility protein PilT: protein MDIFELLHLTIEKKASDLHLTCNSPPLLRIHGELIPGKGEKLSSSETEEMIFQLLSQEQKEIFKKKHSVDLAYSFKDIGRFRINAYYQKGTVSAAFRNLPDRIFSLTELGLPESLHQLSDLRDGMVLVTGPTGSGKTTTLATLIDMINQTHACNIITIEDPIEYLHTHKKSIVNQRELYVDTDSFAEAMRFALREDPDVILIGEMRDLDTMRTAITAAETGHLVFSTLHTRDAASSIDRILGVFSPVEQQHVRHQLSESLKAVISQRLLRCANGDARVPAVEIMIVTKAITNLIRVGKTEQIYSAIETGVGFGMQTMEQSLVNLYQQGKIDKETVFKNARNIKVIERRIA from the coding sequence ATGGATATATTTGAGCTTCTCCATTTGACGATTGAGAAAAAAGCATCGGACTTGCACCTTACTTGCAATAGCCCGCCCTTGTTACGTATTCATGGAGAACTGATCCCTGGTAAAGGCGAAAAACTATCTTCCAGTGAAACTGAAGAGATGATATTTCAGTTGCTCTCACAAGAACAAAAAGAGATATTTAAAAAAAAGCATTCTGTTGACTTAGCCTATAGCTTTAAAGATATAGGCCGTTTTCGTATAAATGCTTACTATCAAAAAGGCACAGTGAGTGCTGCTTTTCGCAATCTTCCTGACAGAATATTCAGCCTTACCGAATTGGGATTGCCTGAGAGTCTTCATCAACTTTCTGATTTGCGTGATGGAATGGTTTTGGTTACTGGGCCTACCGGCTCTGGTAAAACTACAACTTTGGCTACACTTATTGATATGATAAATCAGACCCACGCCTGTAACATCATCACCATAGAAGACCCAATAGAATATTTGCATACCCATAAAAAGAGTATCGTTAATCAGAGAGAACTTTATGTTGATACTGATTCGTTTGCCGAAGCAATGCGTTTTGCCTTGCGGGAAGACCCGGATGTTATCCTGATAGGTGAAATGCGCGATTTAGATACTATGCGTACTGCTATTACTGCTGCTGAGACGGGACATTTAGTTTTTTCAACCCTTCATACCCGAGACGCAGCATCATCTATTGACCGAATATTAGGGGTTTTTTCACCCGTTGAGCAGCAGCATGTCAGGCACCAGCTTTCCGAATCGCTAAAGGCGGTAATTTCACAACGATTACTAAGGTGTGCGAATGGAGATGCCAGAGTTCCTGCAGTAGAGATAATGATTGTTACTAAAGCAATAACTAATTTAATACGTGTGGGCAAGACCGAGCAGATATATTCGGCTATAGAAACAGGGGTGGGTTTTGGGATGCAGACAATGGAACAGTCATTAGTGAATCTTTATCAGCAGGGAAAGATCGATAAAGAGACTGTTTTTAAAAACGCAAGAAATATAAAAGTTATAGAACGAAGAATTGCTTAA
- a CDS encoding type II secretion system F family protein, with protein MPRFFYTTIDGKGKEVSGTLEAVNINVAAGNLRSQGKIITSLKEADDVIKEEKDAFSLSPLDRLSFIRSSDIVILFRQLSALITAGVALTNSLQILQRQIKKRKLKRILGQILGDIGEGLSFANALKKHPKVFSSFIVNMIETGEVGGTLDIILESIANYLEEHSAFRIQVITSFIYPTIVIVMSVIVVIFLVGFVIPKFLPFLEARGEKLPWNTQFLIDSTRWLRSYWKHIVCVVAGTSLGIYFLSRLEVSRYWIDRIKIRIPVIGPIFVYSVVVQFSRNLASLLTSGVSMLESLRTVRNTLGNYAAMQVMDIMEMRITRGENLSASVRDASFIFPAMVAEMIAVGEETGAVGDALNVTAQIHEKLLQTYIKRMNSLIEPVLILILGGIVAFVAWALIAGILTLYGAYR; from the coding sequence ATGCCAAGATTTTTTTATACTACCATAGACGGAAAAGGGAAAGAAGTTTCAGGGACACTTGAAGCCGTCAATATCAATGTTGCTGCCGGTAATCTTCGTAGCCAGGGTAAGATTATAACTTCATTAAAGGAAGCCGACGATGTAATAAAAGAAGAAAAAGATGCATTTTCTCTCTCACCTCTTGATCGCTTAAGTTTTATTCGTTCATCAGATATAGTTATACTTTTTCGTCAGCTTTCCGCTCTTATTACTGCCGGTGTTGCCTTGACTAATTCTTTACAGATACTTCAGAGGCAGATTAAAAAAAGAAAATTGAAACGGATATTGGGCCAGATTTTAGGTGATATTGGAGAAGGCTTAAGCTTTGCCAATGCCTTAAAGAAACACCCCAAAGTTTTTTCTTCCTTCATTGTCAATATGATCGAGACAGGAGAAGTGGGAGGAACGCTGGATATAATTTTGGAAAGTATTGCGAATTACTTAGAGGAACATTCAGCATTTCGTATACAGGTTATTACCAGTTTCATTTATCCAACCATTGTAATTGTAATGAGCGTTATTGTAGTAATTTTCTTAGTCGGCTTTGTTATTCCTAAGTTTTTGCCCTTTCTAGAGGCCAGGGGAGAGAAATTACCCTGGAACACACAATTTTTGATTGATAGCACCCGATGGTTAAGGAGCTATTGGAAACATATTGTTTGTGTAGTGGCAGGGACATCTCTGGGAATATATTTTTTAAGCAGACTCGAGGTATCTCGATACTGGATAGACAGGATTAAAATAAGAATTCCCGTTATTGGCCCTATCTTTGTTTATTCGGTGGTAGTTCAATTTTCCAGAAATTTGGCTTCTCTTTTGACCAGCGGGGTAAGTATGTTGGAATCGCTGCGGACAGTTCGCAATACCCTTGGCAATTATGCGGCTATGCAGGTGATGGATATTATGGAAATGCGCATTACAAGAGGCGAAAACCTTTCTGCTTCTGTTAGAGATGCCTCTTTTATATTTCCGGCTATGGTAGCTGAGATGATAGCCGTAGGAGAAGAAACAGGTGCAGTGGGTGATGCTTTGAATGTAACCGCTCAAATTCATGAAAAACTATTGCAGACTTATATTAAGCGAATGAACTCTTTGATTGAGCCCGTGTTGATTCTTATTTTGGGAGGCATAGTCGCATTTGTAGCTTGGGCCCTTATCGCTGGTATTCTGACTCTGTATGGAGCATATAGATAG